The following are encoded in a window of Allosphingosinicella indica genomic DNA:
- a CDS encoding TonB-dependent receptor plug domain-containing protein, with translation MALKAGSAILLAALCSGAAFAQTADESLPPETTLTPDAGESIVVTGSRIPRPDVVSNSPVNVIGEEEIKLTASNETEQILNSMPQFSAGFGSQSNNPGNGTATVNLRNLGTVRTLVLMNGRRIVGSGEDGVVDINMIPPALIKRIDVVTGGASAVYGSDAMAGVVNFVMTDDFEGLELGAQAGVSSRGDSARYNVDLTVGGNFADGRGNVVFYANYFNREQTFASARDHATVFLVDAVQNGVGVLVPGGNAVTPQGTIFAPSLVGLRDQFGNTIGPQGIFFADEGWRAYRGSDGFNDRPFNNLQLPLERIQGAILGHYEVSDDIKFFWEGTYARSRVNSTLGALPMSSSGFIPGFQLDLRNPYLPDTLREFLRTNLDADGNNLVPVNINRRILESGPRTSDQTRDFWRGVLGLRGGLTDKLNWEVFFNHGENDLRDRQGGGILIDRFAAMFLTDPSNPFRCANGDPSCPVINPFGLNTLTPEMVAYYNVDLTNITRVRQTQVGGTVTGSLFALPAGDVGIAVGAEYRKESARFQPDQLYVLGDAISRSAGLQPTGGSYDVSEVFGEIYVPLLADMPGAELLAVEGGIRYSDYSTAGSVVSYKIGGEYTPFRGLKLRGLYQRAVRAPNITELFSGATNTAPLATDFCNAGPNRTAQERQFCIDLGVPAALIDVFQQENVQIRAITGGNPNLSEETSDTWSVGAVLRPDFIPNLQITVDYYNIKISDAIALFGGGLQPTINACRGNLSLTNPFCVPLQTRTPDGQLQDVPLLNQNIAEITASGIDFRLDYRHEIGAGSLGYFLAGAYLFENETTSSPVLNPIDCAGFIGGGSCGSANPRWRFTQRLTWDADTFQISLRHRFIGKARDGRIAAAESTGSAPPLLAVPSTPDVHYLDLSASIDVNERFRFFGTIDNLLDRDPPFQLFERQTYDAIGRRFTVGFTANF, from the coding sequence ATGGCCCTCAAGGCCGGATCGGCAATCCTTTTGGCGGCGCTTTGCAGCGGCGCGGCGTTCGCCCAGACGGCCGACGAATCGCTTCCGCCGGAAACCACCCTTACCCCCGATGCGGGCGAATCGATCGTCGTCACGGGCTCGCGCATCCCGCGGCCGGACGTCGTTTCCAACAGCCCGGTCAACGTGATCGGCGAAGAGGAAATCAAGCTCACCGCGTCGAACGAGACCGAGCAGATCCTGAACTCGATGCCGCAATTCTCGGCGGGCTTCGGATCGCAGTCGAACAACCCGGGCAACGGCACCGCCACGGTGAACCTTCGCAACCTCGGCACCGTGCGCACGCTGGTCTTGATGAACGGCCGCCGCATCGTCGGCTCGGGCGAGGACGGCGTCGTCGATATCAACATGATCCCGCCCGCGCTCATCAAGCGGATCGACGTTGTCACTGGCGGCGCTTCGGCCGTCTACGGTTCGGACGCGATGGCCGGCGTTGTCAACTTCGTGATGACGGACGACTTCGAAGGGCTCGAGCTTGGCGCACAGGCGGGCGTCTCGAGCCGCGGCGACAGCGCGCGCTATAACGTCGATCTTACCGTCGGCGGCAATTTCGCCGACGGCCGCGGCAACGTCGTTTTCTACGCCAATTATTTCAATCGTGAGCAGACCTTCGCCTCGGCGCGCGATCACGCGACGGTGTTCCTGGTCGATGCTGTGCAGAACGGCGTCGGCGTCCTCGTTCCCGGTGGCAATGCCGTGACGCCGCAGGGCACGATCTTCGCGCCTTCGCTCGTCGGGCTTCGCGATCAGTTCGGTAACACCATCGGACCGCAGGGCATCTTCTTCGCGGATGAAGGGTGGCGCGCCTATCGCGGAAGCGACGGCTTCAACGATCGCCCGTTCAACAATCTGCAACTCCCGCTCGAGCGCATCCAGGGCGCGATCCTCGGCCATTACGAGGTGAGCGACGACATCAAATTCTTCTGGGAAGGCACCTACGCCCGCTCGCGCGTCAACTCGACCCTGGGCGCGCTGCCGATGAGCAGTTCGGGCTTCATCCCCGGCTTCCAGCTCGATCTGCGCAATCCCTATCTTCCGGACACTCTGCGCGAGTTCCTCCGCACCAATCTCGATGCAGACGGCAACAATCTCGTGCCCGTCAACATCAACCGCCGCATCCTCGAGTCCGGTCCGCGGACCAGCGATCAGACGCGCGATTTCTGGCGTGGTGTCCTGGGTCTGCGTGGCGGGCTCACCGACAAGCTGAACTGGGAAGTCTTCTTCAACCACGGTGAGAACGATCTTCGCGACCGGCAGGGTGGCGGTATCCTGATCGATCGCTTCGCGGCGATGTTCCTCACTGATCCCAGCAATCCGTTCCGCTGCGCGAACGGCGACCCAAGTTGCCCGGTCATCAATCCCTTCGGCCTCAACACGCTGACGCCGGAGATGGTTGCTTATTACAATGTCGATCTCACGAACATCACGCGCGTACGCCAGACACAGGTCGGCGGCACGGTGACGGGCTCGCTCTTCGCACTTCCGGCCGGCGATGTCGGCATCGCGGTGGGCGCGGAATATCGCAAGGAATCCGCGCGCTTCCAGCCCGATCAGCTCTATGTTCTGGGCGATGCGATCTCGCGCTCGGCGGGCCTCCAGCCCACCGGCGGCAGCTACGACGTGTCCGAAGTGTTCGGCGAGATTTACGTGCCGTTGCTCGCCGACATGCCTGGCGCCGAACTGCTCGCGGTCGAAGGCGGCATCCGCTATTCGGATTACTCCACCGCGGGGTCCGTCGTCTCCTACAAGATCGGCGGCGAATATACGCCGTTCCGCGGGCTGAAGCTGCGCGGCCTCTATCAGCGCGCCGTGCGTGCGCCGAACATCACCGAGCTCTTCTCGGGCGCGACCAACACCGCGCCGCTGGCGACCGACTTCTGCAACGCGGGGCCGAACCGCACTGCGCAGGAGCGTCAATTCTGTATCGATCTCGGCGTGCCCGCGGCACTGATCGACGTGTTCCAGCAGGAGAACGTCCAGATTCGCGCCATCACCGGCGGCAATCCCAATCTGTCCGAGGAAACCTCCGACACCTGGTCGGTCGGCGCCGTGCTGCGGCCAGACTTCATCCCCAACCTTCAGATCACCGTCGATTATTACAACATCAAGATCAGCGACGCGATCGCGCTGTTCGGCGGCGGCCTGCAGCCGACGATCAACGCCTGCCGGGGCAATCTCAGCCTCACCAATCCGTTCTGCGTGCCGCTGCAGACGCGTACGCCGGACGGGCAGTTGCAGGACGTTCCGCTGCTCAACCAGAACATCGCCGAGATCACCGCGTCGGGCATCGATTTCCGGCTCGACTATCGTCACGAGATCGGCGCGGGCAGCCTCGGCTACTTCCTCGCCGGCGCCTATCTCTTCGAGAATGAAACGACGAGCAGCCCGGTGCTGAACCCGATCGACTGCGCGGGCTTCATCGGCGGCGGAAGCTGCGGCAGCGCCAATCCGCGCTGGCGCTTCACCCAACGGCTGACCTGGGATGCCGATACCTTCCAGATTTCGCTGCGTCACCGCTTCATCGGAAAGGCGAGGGACGGACGGATCGCGGCCGCGGAATCCACCGGCTCCGCGCCGCCGCTGCTCGCGGTGCCGAGCACGCCCGATGTCCATTATCTCGACCTTTCGGCGAGCATCGACGTCAACGAGCGCTTCCGCTTCTTCGGGACGATCGACAACCTTCTCGATCGCGATCCGCCGTTCCAGCTTTTCGAACGGCAGACCTATGATGCGATCGGCCGGCGCTTCACGGTTGGTTTCACCGCCAACTTCTGA
- a CDS encoding S9 family peptidase has product MKLYRLTFGAAAAMLLASGPAFGQATAPVAAPEARAASGTMLSIDQLYQPRSLIGTTPEGYAWSADGRQLLFLWNDEGYSFRDLWVYSLDSGERTRLTSLGREADPKSERRGISEALFLGNDRIAFVVDGNLHIREADGASVQVETDKRAIRRLSLSPDGQTLAFVSGNPVDPRNRVTQGGILWTRDAAAPGGNAARRLVGNDDPKIYVSDYHWSSDGRAIAFEESDDRAMPERDIYYYAKGELQNNRVIRAFPGDETSRTRIGLIALGEAAPRYFERPDPLHHLWGFGLSQDGRRLFVNSSDLEVKDHIVYVFDTQTGKRETFYRERDPKHIRPDWKVAWAPGDRGLVILTDRDGFGHLYHKPSAGAAPRRITRGEWEIESFEVDASNNRIYFVANESALPERQLYRVAMGGGAVERVSPATPGTHTPVWSPDYSRAASFFTNDTTPPELLVIDPATPAQAKQVTRSPQPEFDRQTWAKVSYVEFPSHVDGTKLIGRLSVPADFDPSRRYPLIVGSVYSDAVRNQWGGRRAHPTWGLDQYFVARGYLVLNVNIRGSWGQGRKHTQAQLNSYGETDINDLESGVRHLVSKGYVDPSRVGLWGSSYGGLMTIMSLAKKPGVYAAGIAGAPATNVWHAYPSQMWIMGPPDGRDMPARYEAQSPLYQVQGVRDPLMIIHGTRDPVVLYSDTVALTEKMIANEQMFELVTLPGASHSWATDNLPQTRFAFRKMVDFFNLHLKPER; this is encoded by the coding sequence ATGAAACTGTATCGTCTCACCTTCGGCGCGGCGGCGGCGATGCTGTTGGCATCCGGTCCCGCATTCGGCCAGGCGACCGCACCGGTCGCGGCGCCGGAGGCGAGGGCGGCTTCGGGCACCATGCTTTCGATCGACCAACTCTATCAGCCTCGCAGCCTCATCGGCACTACGCCGGAAGGCTATGCGTGGTCGGCGGATGGCCGCCAGTTGCTGTTTCTCTGGAACGACGAGGGATACAGCTTTCGCGACCTTTGGGTATACTCGCTCGATAGCGGGGAGCGCACGCGGCTAACCTCCCTCGGCCGTGAGGCGGATCCCAAGAGCGAGCGGCGCGGCATTTCCGAGGCCCTATTCCTCGGCAACGACCGCATCGCCTTCGTGGTCGATGGCAATCTCCACATTCGCGAGGCCGATGGCGCGTCGGTGCAGGTGGAGACTGACAAGCGCGCCATTCGCCGGCTTTCGCTTTCGCCCGACGGGCAGACGCTCGCGTTCGTGTCGGGCAATCCGGTCGATCCCCGCAATCGCGTCACCCAGGGCGGCATCCTGTGGACGCGCGATGCCGCCGCGCCGGGCGGTAATGCAGCGCGGCGTCTCGTCGGCAACGATGACCCGAAGATCTACGTGTCCGATTATCACTGGTCGTCGGACGGCCGCGCGATCGCGTTCGAGGAATCGGACGATCGGGCGATGCCGGAGCGCGACATCTATTATTATGCGAAGGGCGAGCTTCAGAACAATCGCGTCATCCGCGCCTTTCCGGGCGACGAGACCAGTCGCACCCGAATCGGCCTGATCGCGCTCGGCGAGGCGGCGCCGCGTTACTTCGAGCGGCCCGATCCGCTCCATCACCTCTGGGGCTTCGGCCTCTCGCAGGACGGGCGGCGGCTGTTCGTCAACAGCTCCGATCTCGAGGTGAAGGACCATATCGTCTACGTCTTCGACACGCAGACCGGCAAGCGCGAGACCTTCTATCGCGAGCGCGATCCGAAACACATCCGGCCCGACTGGAAGGTCGCCTGGGCGCCGGGCGACCGTGGCCTCGTGATCCTCACCGATCGAGACGGCTTCGGGCATCTCTATCACAAGCCGTCGGCAGGTGCCGCGCCGCGCCGGATCACCCGCGGCGAGTGGGAAATCGAATCCTTCGAGGTCGATGCGTCAAACAACCGCATCTATTTCGTCGCCAACGAGTCGGCGCTGCCCGAGCGGCAGCTCTATCGCGTGGCGATGGGCGGCGGCGCGGTCGAGCGGGTCAGCCCCGCGACGCCCGGCACGCACACGCCCGTCTGGTCGCCCGATTACAGCCGGGCTGCGAGCTTCTTCACCAACGACACCACCCCGCCCGAGCTTCTGGTCATCGATCCGGCGACCCCCGCGCAGGCGAAGCAGGTCACCCGCTCGCCGCAGCCTGAATTCGATCGCCAGACCTGGGCAAAGGTCAGCTACGTGGAATTCCCGAGCCACGTCGACGGCACAAAGTTGATCGGCCGGCTAAGCGTGCCGGCCGATTTCGATCCGTCGCGGCGCTATCCGCTGATCGTCGGTTCGGTCTATTCGGATGCGGTGCGCAACCAGTGGGGCGGGCGGCGCGCACACCCCACCTGGGGCCTCGACCAATATTTCGTCGCGCGGGGTTATCTCGTCCTCAACGTCAACATCCGCGGAAGCTGGGGGCAGGGCCGCAAGCATACCCAGGCGCAGCTCAACAGCTACGGCGAGACCGACATCAACGATTTGGAGAGCGGCGTCCGGCACCTAGTCTCCAAGGGCTATGTCGATCCCTCACGCGTCGGCCTCTGGGGCTCCAGCTACGGCGGCCTGATGACGATCATGTCGCTGGCCAAGAAGCCGGGCGTCTACGCTGCGGGCATCGCAGGCGCGCCGGCGACGAACGTATGGCACGCCTATCCCTCGCAGATGTGGATCATGGGCCCGCCCGACGGGCGCGACATGCCCGCCCGTTACGAGGCGCAGTCGCCGCTCTATCAGGTGCAGGGCGTGCGCGATCCGCTGATGATCATCCACGGCACGCGCGATCCCGTCGTCCTCTATTCCGACACGGTGGCGCTCACCGAAAAGATGATCGCCAACGAGCAGATGTTCGAGCTGGTGACGCTGCCCGGCGCGAGCCATAGCTGGGCGACCGACAATCTGCCGCAGACGCGCTTCGCGTTCCGCAAGATGGTCGATTTCTTCAACCTCCACCTGAAGCCGGAGCGGTAA
- a CDS encoding DUF885 family protein, which yields MLRRPLRFLYALGMLAFGGTAAAQPVQDLGAEFWAWRAKTQPATSDDIPRIVRPAKWVPDWSPKAIEDRKARLADFERRFQALADTPQDVSGRVDYRLVGSALARVRWEMDHVAAWQRQPQFYVDQALVPIFETLLPPPPVKSARVETVIALVERIPATLLAGQSNLTDMRGPFVEVAIAGLERIPASLNGMADGLRPSLAGNQERRLRAAIQRALTAFESYGAFLAARQAGLSQETAVGRDGYTFFLRNVALYPYTPEQLLIMGRQEWTRSVQFEELERNRNRTVPQLPIGPSIDAVVGRLNAQELEVRTYLRDHDLLTVPDWAGHYNAMGFPAYLAPIGWLGRTFDLTDRVRVGQNATVYLPEPSPSLGYFNLSITRDPRPIIVHEGVPGHFFQLTLSWRHPNPLRRYYYDSAANEGTGFYAEEMMLQAGLFDDSPRTREIIYNFARLRALRVEVDVKLALGEFTIAEAADCLAAAVPMDRETAEEEAVFFAASPGQAISYQIGKLQTLDFLTEAKTRLGDRFSLKHFHDYLWLNGNVPIALQREEYLATAGKGAE from the coding sequence ATGCTGAGGCGCCCGCTGCGGTTCCTGTACGCGCTCGGCATGCTGGCATTCGGCGGCACGGCGGCGGCGCAGCCGGTGCAGGATCTGGGCGCGGAGTTCTGGGCGTGGCGCGCGAAGACCCAGCCCGCCACCAGTGACGACATTCCGCGCATCGTCCGTCCCGCAAAATGGGTGCCGGACTGGTCGCCGAAGGCGATCGAAGACCGCAAGGCGCGACTGGCGGATTTCGAGCGCCGCTTCCAGGCGCTGGCCGATACGCCGCAGGACGTAAGCGGGCGCGTCGATTACCGGCTCGTCGGATCGGCGCTCGCCCGCGTGCGCTGGGAAATGGATCATGTCGCGGCGTGGCAGCGCCAGCCGCAATTCTACGTCGATCAGGCGCTGGTCCCGATCTTCGAAACGCTGCTTCCGCCGCCGCCGGTCAAGTCCGCGCGCGTCGAGACGGTGATCGCTCTGGTCGAGCGCATCCCCGCGACCTTGCTCGCGGGCCAATCCAATCTCACCGACATGCGCGGGCCTTTCGTCGAGGTTGCGATCGCGGGGCTCGAGCGGATTCCTGCCAGCCTTAACGGCATGGCGGACGGGCTCCGGCCGTCGCTCGCGGGCAATCAGGAACGGCGGCTTCGCGCCGCGATCCAGCGCGCGCTGACAGCCTTCGAATCCTACGGCGCGTTTCTCGCCGCGCGCCAGGCCGGCCTCTCGCAGGAAACGGCGGTCGGCCGTGACGGCTACACATTCTTCCTGCGGAACGTCGCGCTCTATCCCTACACGCCCGAGCAACTGCTCATCATGGGGCGGCAGGAATGGACGCGCTCGGTCCAGTTCGAGGAGCTCGAGCGCAACCGCAACCGCACGGTGCCCCAGCTTCCGATCGGGCCGTCGATCGACGCCGTCGTCGGCCGGCTGAATGCGCAGGAGCTTGAGGTCCGCACCTACCTTCGCGACCACGATCTGCTCACCGTGCCGGACTGGGCGGGTCATTATAATGCGATGGGCTTTCCGGCCTATCTGGCGCCGATCGGCTGGCTCGGCCGCACCTTCGATCTCACCGATCGGGTCCGCGTCGGCCAGAATGCCACCGTCTATCTGCCCGAGCCGTCGCCATCGCTCGGCTATTTCAATCTGTCGATCACCCGCGATCCGCGCCCGATCATCGTCCACGAGGGGGTTCCGGGCCATTTCTTCCAGCTTACTTTGAGCTGGCGCCACCCCAATCCGCTGCGCCGCTATTATTATGACAGCGCCGCCAACGAGGGCACCGGCTTCTATGCCGAAGAAATGATGCTGCAGGCCGGACTGTTCGACGATTCCCCGCGCACGCGGGAGATCATCTACAATTTCGCGCGGCTGCGGGCGTTGCGCGTGGAAGTGGACGTCAAGCTGGCGCTGGGCGAATTCACGATCGCCGAAGCTGCGGATTGTCTAGCCGCTGCGGTGCCGATGGACCGCGAGACGGCGGAGGAGGAAGCGGTGTTCTTCGCCGCATCCCCCGGCCAGGCGATCAGCTATCAGATCGGCAAGCTGCAGACGCTGGACTTCCTGACCGAAGCGAAGACGCGCCTCGGCGATCGGTTCAGCCTCAAGCATTTTCACGACTATCTCTGGCTCAACGGCAACGTGCCGATCGCGCTGCAGCGTGAGGAATATCTGGCGACGGCCGGGAAGGGCGCCGAATGA
- a CDS encoding DUF885 family protein — translation MRHVLGLACALLAGSAFVAPASAQTTAPAAASTSSAAIPNGAGSYEDFTALFTEFHAWRSAQPADGVVDYSPAATDRRRAELRAFQARLPDFAVARWDRHKQVDYLAVRAQMDLQDFILNVTKPWARDPGMYIDEIQRLAYAELPLEGEALTTLQTRLRGIPAYLSQARVNLDSVAHDYADLAIHNLSNGDGVGHGMPYRAVEPAGLIGWFADLRKRAETQQPALVADIRAAEKAIQGYRQWLTANRPKMTAKAGVGEAAYDWFLTNVRLMPYTSDDIVLLGQRELERHWAFYTAERHRNRKLPEVPLPKSGEEYEAQLAATDAKIRRWLVDEEIITVPDYMPATYQEMGYNAPWVVRPEGPMFWEQIQFRDASPDHLHATFPGHRFDGHAAKRLTHPIRAHISDSGRTEGWGFYIEETALQLGLFDDRPRTREFIYVFGLFRAARTIGDVKMQRNEMNVGEVMKFWKEWTPYLDDNVARVDAAIYLRRPPGYGMTYTIGAMQLQRLLVDRRRQLGDKFSLRDFHDYLMNAGRLPVSLLRYDLTGHGDEVAKLWPHTPLSDLKRD, via the coding sequence ATGCGACACGTTCTGGGACTGGCCTGCGCGTTGCTGGCAGGCAGCGCTTTCGTGGCACCGGCTTCGGCCCAGACGACGGCACCGGCCGCAGCCTCCACATCGAGCGCCGCGATCCCCAACGGCGCAGGAAGCTACGAGGATTTCACGGCGCTCTTTACCGAATTCCACGCCTGGCGCAGCGCGCAGCCGGCGGACGGCGTGGTCGACTACAGCCCCGCCGCCACGGACCGGCGCCGCGCCGAGCTGCGCGCATTCCAGGCGCGCCTCCCCGACTTCGCCGTCGCGCGCTGGGATCGCCACAAGCAGGTCGATTACCTTGCCGTCCGCGCGCAGATGGATCTCCAGGACTTCATCCTGAACGTCACCAAGCCCTGGGCCCGCGATCCGGGCATGTATATCGACGAGATCCAGCGGCTTGCTTACGCGGAGCTGCCATTAGAAGGCGAGGCGCTGACAACGCTGCAGACCCGCCTGCGCGGCATTCCTGCCTATCTCTCGCAGGCCCGCGTCAATCTCGATTCGGTGGCACACGACTATGCCGACCTCGCAATCCACAATCTTTCGAATGGCGATGGCGTCGGCCACGGCATGCCCTACCGCGCCGTCGAGCCCGCCGGCCTGATCGGCTGGTTCGCCGATCTGCGGAAGCGCGCTGAGACCCAGCAACCCGCGCTAGTCGCCGACATTCGCGCCGCGGAGAAGGCGATCCAGGGCTATCGCCAGTGGCTGACCGCCAACCGGCCGAAGATGACGGCCAAGGCGGGCGTCGGCGAAGCGGCCTATGACTGGTTCCTCACCAACGTGCGCCTGATGCCTTACACCTCGGACGACATCGTGCTGCTCGGTCAGCGGGAGCTGGAGCGCCACTGGGCTTTCTACACGGCCGAGCGCCATCGCAACCGCAAGCTGCCCGAGGTTCCGCTTCCGAAGTCGGGCGAGGAGTATGAGGCGCAGCTCGCTGCGACCGACGCGAAGATCCGCCGCTGGCTGGTCGACGAGGAGATCATTACCGTTCCCGATTACATGCCGGCCACCTATCAGGAGATGGGTTACAACGCGCCGTGGGTGGTGCGGCCGGAAGGACCGATGTTCTGGGAGCAGATCCAGTTCCGCGACGCATCGCCCGACCATCTCCACGCCACCTTCCCCGGCCACCGCTTCGACGGCCACGCCGCCAAACGGCTCACGCATCCCATTCGTGCCCACATATCGGATAGCGGCCGCACCGAGGGCTGGGGCTTCTACATCGAGGAGACCGCTCTCCAGCTCGGCCTGTTCGACGATCGGCCGCGCACGCGCGAGTTCATCTACGTCTTCGGCCTGTTCCGCGCGGCGCGGACGATCGGCGACGTCAAGATGCAGCGCAACGAGATGAACGTCGGCGAGGTGATGAAATTCTGGAAGGAATGGACGCCCTATCTCGACGACAATGTCGCGCGGGTCGATGCGGCGATCTATCTGCGCCGCCCGCCTGGTTACGGCATGACTTATACGATCGGCGCGATGCAGCTACAGCGGCTGCTGGTCGATCGGCGCCGCCAACTCGGCGACAAGTTCTCGCTGCGCGATTTCCACGATTATCTGATGAATGCGGGCCGCCTTCCGGTATCGCTGCTGCGCTACGACCTCACCGGTCATGGCGATGAAGTCGCGAAGCTGTGGCCGCACACGCCGCTGTCGGACCTGAAGCGCGATTGA